A part of Primulina eburnea isolate SZY01 chromosome 10, ASM2296580v1, whole genome shotgun sequence genomic DNA contains:
- the LOC140803954 gene encoding blue copper protein-like isoform X1, which produces MDRAPLILTLFCSIFSAMLNFAEAQNVYTVGDEMGWDIPRDASVSYVNWASGKTFSVGDILGNTDFILLFNFVTNQHDLVQVTRASYDACDDDNEIGSIITTGPANVTLITTGDHYYICTFGRHCEAGQKLAITVGSSTPGIANPPTTAPPTTPATPSPASSLPDPCAPVPSQSLAPNAGNGPTAAAARPPPPPDSASTSLASGFLLVLLTIGVALIV; this is translated from the exons ATGGATAGAGCTCCATTAATCTTGACTCTTTTTTGTTCCATTTTTTCTGCTATGCTGAACTTTGCTGAAGCGCAAAATGTTTACACAGTCGGAGATGAAATGGGTTGGGATATACCCCGTGATGCCTCTGTTTCATACGTCAACTGGGCTTCTGGCAAAACATTCTCGGTCGGAGATATACTAGGTAATACTGACTTTATCTTAc TTTTCAATTTCGTGACAAATCAACACGACCTCGTCCAAGTGACCAGGGCCTCATACGATGCATGCGACGACGATAACGAGATTGGCAGTATAATCACCACCGGACCGGCGAATGTCACTCTCATCACCACAGGAGACCATTACTACATTTGCACGTTCGGCCGCCACTGCGAAGCGGGGCAGAAACTCGCCATCACAGTTGGATCATCCACTCCTGGCATCGCAAATCCACCAACGACGGCCCCTCCAACCACCCCCGCCACCCCCTCTCCCGCCTCGTCTCTGCCTGATCCCTGTGCTCCGGTACCATCCCAATCCTTAGCTCCAAATGCAGGCAATGGTCCCACTGCTGCGGCGGCGAGACCACCACCTCCACCTGATTCTGCATCAACTTCACTGGCTTCTGGTTTCTTGCTCGTTCTGCTAACCATTGGCGTGGCGCTGATTGTTTAA
- the LOC140803954 gene encoding blue copper protein-like isoform X2 has product MDRAPLILTLFCSIFSAMLNFAEAQNVYTVGDEMGWDIPRDASVSYVNWASGKTFSVGDILVFNFVTNQHDLVQVTRASYDACDDDNEIGSIITTGPANVTLITTGDHYYICTFGRHCEAGQKLAITVGSSTPGIANPPTTAPPTTPATPSPASSLPDPCAPVPSQSLAPNAGNGPTAAAARPPPPPDSASTSLASGFLLVLLTIGVALIV; this is encoded by the exons ATGGATAGAGCTCCATTAATCTTGACTCTTTTTTGTTCCATTTTTTCTGCTATGCTGAACTTTGCTGAAGCGCAAAATGTTTACACAGTCGGAGATGAAATGGGTTGGGATATACCCCGTGATGCCTCTGTTTCATACGTCAACTGGGCTTCTGGCAAAACATTCTCGGTCGGAGATATACTAG TTTTCAATTTCGTGACAAATCAACACGACCTCGTCCAAGTGACCAGGGCCTCATACGATGCATGCGACGACGATAACGAGATTGGCAGTATAATCACCACCGGACCGGCGAATGTCACTCTCATCACCACAGGAGACCATTACTACATTTGCACGTTCGGCCGCCACTGCGAAGCGGGGCAGAAACTCGCCATCACAGTTGGATCATCCACTCCTGGCATCGCAAATCCACCAACGACGGCCCCTCCAACCACCCCCGCCACCCCCTCTCCCGCCTCGTCTCTGCCTGATCCCTGTGCTCCGGTACCATCCCAATCCTTAGCTCCAAATGCAGGCAATGGTCCCACTGCTGCGGCGGCGAGACCACCACCTCCACCTGATTCTGCATCAACTTCACTGGCTTCTGGTTTCTTGCTCGTTCTGCTAACCATTGGCGTGGCGCTGATTGTTTAA
- the LOC140803455 gene encoding glucan endo-1,3-beta-glucosidase 14-like isoform X2 encodes MHRPFVITPHFNAMNCFLFFLWFFMLSRVLSPEGLVVHAFTGTYGVNYGRIADNIPAPESVVTLLKAAKIKNIRIYDPDHGVLRAFKGSGIELIVGLPNEFLRDMSIGLDHAMAWVKENVEPFLPETRITGIAVGNEVLGGTDTELWEVLVPAVKNVYDALDRLQLADKVEVSSPHSEGVFASSFPPSAGAFKETLLPYLRPLLQFFSQINSPFYVNAYPFLAYISDPSHIDLKYALFESNPGIYDAKTKLHYDNMFEAQIDAAYAALEKVGFSKMEVIVSETGWASNGDENEVGANLKNARTYHRNLRKRLLKKKGTPYRPKMLVKAYVFALFNENSKPGPTSERNFGLFKADGSTSYDIGFTGLVPSSGSSVLGSMKVNGHKWRGFLPLSIRVVCAAAVLAMIS; translated from the exons ATGCATCGGCCCTTCGTAATTACTCCTCATTTCAATGCGATGAACTGCTTTCTGTTCTTCCTCTGGTTCTTTATGCTCTCTAGAGTTCTCTCACCAGAAG GTTTGGTCGTTCATGCTTTTACGGGTACATATGGTGTAAATTATGGCAGGATAGCGGACAATATTCCAGCACCAGAAAGTGTTGTGACCCTCTTAAAAGCGGCCAAGATCAAGAACATCAGAATCTATGACCCTGATCACGGAGTTTTGAGGGCATTTAAAGGATCCGGAATCGAATTAATCGTTGGCCTACCGAATGAATTTTTGAGAGACATGAGCATAGGCCTTGACCATGCGATGGCGTGGGTAAAAGAAAACGTGGAGCCCTTTCTTCCAGAAACTCGTATAACTGGTATTGCTGTTGGAAACGAGGTCTTAGGAGGTACTGATACAGAACTATGGGAGGTTCTTGTGCCGGCTGTGAAGAATGTCTATGATGCCCTTGATCGTCTCCAATTAGCTGATAAAGTGGAAGTGTCGAGCCCGCATTCTGAGGGTGTCTTTGCCAGTTCATTCCCACCGTCAGCTGGGGCGTTTAAGGAGACTCTACTTCCCTACCTGAGGCCACTCCTTCAGTTCTTCTCACAAATTAACAGTCCTTTTTACGTCAATGCCTATCCATTTCTAGCCTATATTAGCGATCCATCACATATTGATTTAAAGTACGCCCTTTTTGAGTCGAACCCCGGGATTTACGATGCTAAAACTAAACTTCATTACGACAACATGTTTGAAGCTCAGATAGACGCAGCTTACGCTGCATTGGAAAAGGTTGGTTTTAGTAAAATGGAAGTGATAGTTTCTGAGACTGGCTGGGCTTCAAATGGAGATGAAAATGAAGTGGGAGCTAATTTGAAAAATGCGAGGACTTATCATCGTAATTTACGTAAGAGACTTTTGAAAAAGAAAGGGACTCCATATAGGCCAaagatgttggttaaggctTACGTATTTGCTTTGTTTAACGAGAACTCGAAGCCAGGGCCGACTTCCGAACGCAACTTTGGGTTGTTCAAGGCTGATGGAAGCACTTCATACGACATCGGGTTCACAGGACTCGTTCCAAGTTCCGGTTCCTCGGTTCTTGGATCCATGAAG GTGAATGGACACAAATGGCGTGGATTCTTGCCGCTGTCGATTCGGGTAGTCTGTGCAGCAGCTGTGCTTGCTATGATTTCCTGA
- the LOC140803455 gene encoding glucan endo-1,3-beta-glucosidase 14-like isoform X1 produces MHRPFVITPHFNAMNCFLFFLWFFMLSRVLSPEAGLVVHAFTGTYGVNYGRIADNIPAPESVVTLLKAAKIKNIRIYDPDHGVLRAFKGSGIELIVGLPNEFLRDMSIGLDHAMAWVKENVEPFLPETRITGIAVGNEVLGGTDTELWEVLVPAVKNVYDALDRLQLADKVEVSSPHSEGVFASSFPPSAGAFKETLLPYLRPLLQFFSQINSPFYVNAYPFLAYISDPSHIDLKYALFESNPGIYDAKTKLHYDNMFEAQIDAAYAALEKVGFSKMEVIVSETGWASNGDENEVGANLKNARTYHRNLRKRLLKKKGTPYRPKMLVKAYVFALFNENSKPGPTSERNFGLFKADGSTSYDIGFTGLVPSSGSSVLGSMKVNGHKWRGFLPLSIRVVCAAAVLAMIS; encoded by the exons ATGCATCGGCCCTTCGTAATTACTCCTCATTTCAATGCGATGAACTGCTTTCTGTTCTTCCTCTGGTTCTTTATGCTCTCTAGAGTTCTCTCACCAGAAG CAGGTTTGGTCGTTCATGCTTTTACGGGTACATATGGTGTAAATTATGGCAGGATAGCGGACAATATTCCAGCACCAGAAAGTGTTGTGACCCTCTTAAAAGCGGCCAAGATCAAGAACATCAGAATCTATGACCCTGATCACGGAGTTTTGAGGGCATTTAAAGGATCCGGAATCGAATTAATCGTTGGCCTACCGAATGAATTTTTGAGAGACATGAGCATAGGCCTTGACCATGCGATGGCGTGGGTAAAAGAAAACGTGGAGCCCTTTCTTCCAGAAACTCGTATAACTGGTATTGCTGTTGGAAACGAGGTCTTAGGAGGTACTGATACAGAACTATGGGAGGTTCTTGTGCCGGCTGTGAAGAATGTCTATGATGCCCTTGATCGTCTCCAATTAGCTGATAAAGTGGAAGTGTCGAGCCCGCATTCTGAGGGTGTCTTTGCCAGTTCATTCCCACCGTCAGCTGGGGCGTTTAAGGAGACTCTACTTCCCTACCTGAGGCCACTCCTTCAGTTCTTCTCACAAATTAACAGTCCTTTTTACGTCAATGCCTATCCATTTCTAGCCTATATTAGCGATCCATCACATATTGATTTAAAGTACGCCCTTTTTGAGTCGAACCCCGGGATTTACGATGCTAAAACTAAACTTCATTACGACAACATGTTTGAAGCTCAGATAGACGCAGCTTACGCTGCATTGGAAAAGGTTGGTTTTAGTAAAATGGAAGTGATAGTTTCTGAGACTGGCTGGGCTTCAAATGGAGATGAAAATGAAGTGGGAGCTAATTTGAAAAATGCGAGGACTTATCATCGTAATTTACGTAAGAGACTTTTGAAAAAGAAAGGGACTCCATATAGGCCAaagatgttggttaaggctTACGTATTTGCTTTGTTTAACGAGAACTCGAAGCCAGGGCCGACTTCCGAACGCAACTTTGGGTTGTTCAAGGCTGATGGAAGCACTTCATACGACATCGGGTTCACAGGACTCGTTCCAAGTTCCGGTTCCTCGGTTCTTGGATCCATGAAG GTGAATGGACACAAATGGCGTGGATTCTTGCCGCTGTCGATTCGGGTAGTCTGTGCAGCAGCTGTGCTTGCTATGATTTCCTGA
- the LOC140803456 gene encoding uncharacterized protein, with protein sequence MAEAYSGLKDDVVSVELPAPASWKKLYLPKKGGTPKKNEILFIAPTGEEINSRKQLDQYLKSHPGNPAISEFDWGTGETPRRSTRISEKVKATPPSKDSEPPTKRGRRSSLAKKDKKMDAEKEETEGKKEIEIPGGESNEKKDEENKEPEDKNETDKLQENATQENDLTNVEIHGNVPGDNDKDEIDEKVHGIEENLTVTDEAKDKQIPGTAENPLSGPNGVQTDIANGVAPASGGGAVAIEENSGVTDMQVEEQEKNTKGDVMENGKVNQPTLAPHHSSSTPISC encoded by the exons ATGGCGGAGGCTTACTCTGGACTGAAGGATGATGTCGTTTCGGTGGAGCTCCCTGCGCCTGCTTCTTGGAAGAAATTG TATTTGCCAAAAAAAGGAGGCACTCCGAAAAAAAACGAGATACTATTTATTGCTCCCACTGGGGAGGAGATAAACAGCCGCAAACAGCTGGATCAGTACCTGAAATCACACCCTGGAAATCCTGCAATATCAGAATTCGATTGGGGTACTGGTGAAACTCCAAGAAGATCAACAAGGATCAGTGAGAAGGTCAAGGCAACTCCTCCATCGAAAGACAGTGAGCCACCAACGAAACGTGGCAGACGATCATCCCTTGccaagaaagacaaaaagatGGATGCAGAAAAAGAAGAAACTGAAGGGAAGAAAGAAATTGAGATTCCAGGTGGGGAATCCAATGAGAAGAAAGACGAAGAAAACAAGGAACCCGAGGACAAGAACGAAACTGACAAATTACAAGAGAACGCCACACAGGAGAATGATTTGACTAATGTTGAGATTCATGGTAACGTCCCAGGAGACAATGACAAGGATGAGATAGATGAAAAAGTCCACGGGATTGAAGAAAATTTGACCGTGACAGACGAGGCCAAAGACAAACAGATACCTGGAACAGCTGAAAATCCTCTGTCGGGGCCCAATGGAGTTCAAACAGATATCGCCAATGGTGTGGCACCCGCATCTGGTGGAGGAGCTGTCGCCATTGAGGAAAACAGCGGCGTGACTGATATGCAGGTGGAGGAGCAAGAAAAGAATACAAAAGGAGATGTTATGGAGAATGGCAAGGTGAACCAACCAACCTTAGCTCCACATCATTCTTCTTCGACTCCTATTAGTTGTTGA